The DNA sequence GGCGCCTCGATATAAATGTCCGACGGATTGACGAGTTGCAGCAGCGGCATGCCGATCGTCACCGCCTCGCCCACTTCGCGCATCGTCTTCGCCACGACCCCGTCGAATGGCGCCTTTACAATCGCATTGTCGCGCATCGCTTCGGCTACCTCGACCGCGGCCTTCAACTGCTCGATGTTCGCCTGCGCCATGATCACTTCTTCGTCTCGCACGGCGTTCTCGCCTTCGCTCGCCAGCGCCGCCGCGAGCGCCTCCTCGGCGACCTTGAACGCCGTCTCGGCCTTGTCGAAGAGGTTACGCGCGATCGAGTTCTTGTCCATCAGCGTCTTTGCCTGTTCGTAGTCCTTCTTGGCCTGATCGTACTGCGCCCGCGCCTGCGCCACGCGCGTACTCGAGACCTTGCTGCTGATATTCTTGCCCAATGTCGCCTGCAGCAGGCGGGACTCCCCGACTTTGAGGTTCGCTTCTGCGAGCCGGACTTGCGCATCCAGTTCCGAGTGGCGCAATTCGACTAGCACGTCGCCCTTCGCCACGGTATCGCCTTCCTCGGATGGAAACGCCATGATCGTTCCCATTGCGCCTGCGGCAACCAGCGACGTTGATGTCGCTTTCACCGTACCGGACGCGATCGCCGTGATGGTCTGCTCGACGCGCCCGCGCTCCACCGGCGCGGCCGTCACCTCGATGGTCTTCTCGCGCGTCAGGAGAAATGCCGGTACGCCCAGCACGACCACGAGAACAATTAACCACCCAATGATTTTGGGTCCCAGACTCCGTTGGTTCGCCATTCGTCCTTCACCAGATTGCCGTCACGAAAACTCAGGATGCGTTCGGCGTGTTCGGCCACGTCGCGCTCGTGCGTTACCATGACGATTGTGTTGCCTTGTTTATGCAGTTCGTCGAACAGCGCGAGGATGCTCTCGCCGCTCGTCGTATCCAGGTTCCCCGTCGGTTCGTCCGCGAACAGAATGCTCGGCTTGTTCACCAGCGCGCGCGCAATCGCCACACGCTGCCGCTGACCCCCGGAGAGTTCGCTCGGCTTGTGGTACAATCTCTCGCCAAGCCCGACCGACTCCAGAGTCTCCTTCGCCCGCGCTACGCGGTCCTTCTTCGGGACGCCGTCATAGAGCAGTGGCAACTCGACATTTGCCAGCGCGGTCGTCCGAGAAAGCAAATTGAAGTTCTGAAACACGAACCCAATCTCATGGTTGCGCAACTGGGCCAACCGCGACTCGGGCAGTTTCGACACCGGCACCCCACCAAGCAGATACTCTCCCGAGGTTGGCCGCGACAGACAACCCAGTATGTCCATCAACGTCGTCTTGCCCGAACCCGAAGGGCCCATGATCGCCACAAACGTACCGCGCGCTATTCCAAATGACACGCCGCGCAGGGCCTGCACCACCGTATCGCCCATCTCGTAGTGCTTCGTAAGTTCCCGCACTTCAATGAGCTGTCCATTTTCGTTCGCTTCGGGTTGCCCGGCCATAGAGAAAAGATTCTACACCTATCTGGCGGCCAACTTCGACCCGTTCTGGCCGTCGAGGCACACCTCGCCACTTCTTTGTCCGGTTTGACTCGGAGAAATCCCCGATGGTTTTGGCGGGGAACGGTTCCGACGACCCAAGCGTCAGGCTGCCCAGCTCGTTTGAAGGAGCGCTCAATCGGCGGGGTTTACGGATGCCGGCTCTTCCGGCGCCGCAGCCCGCTGCCACCGGTTCCAAATCAGTGAACCGGCCGTGGCGGTTACCCCGAACGCGAAAACGCTAATCACCAATGGAACGCCTTGTGTCCGAAGCAGATCGTACGCGAAAACCTTCGTCGCCCCGATGAGCGCGACAACCACTGCGCTCGCGAGTAAATCGTTGCGCATCCATTTTAACGCGATGAATTGATGAGCACGGACTGCCCGCATTCAAACGCGTATCCGGCGTCGTCCAGCAAGTAAACCAGCGCGTTGTACAGCACGATTCTTCCCGAGCAAAAGGCGTAGATGAGTCCGGCAAAGAACACTGTAATTGTTATCAGGCGTGCCTGTTGCGGCAGGACTGCCGGGTGCGCCGCCTTCGGGTCGGCGTTGCGTTGCAGCCACGAGTAGTGGAATACGGTGCCAATGCTCAGCATGGTTAAGGCCGCCGCGCTGACGAAGGGCTGCGGAGAAACGACGTCAAAAACTCCGTTCCACAACGCATATACGCACCCGTATACCTGCAACAGAATCGCCGCGATCGGAACCGCCCCGCCCAAACGCCGGCGAGCACATATCGTCACAACGAGCGATGCGGCTGTCCACACGAAAATCGGGAGCAACGCGTTTGTAAACATATCCGGAACGCTGAGCGCAAGCAGGACAATGGATGCAACCATAAACCACGTTGCCGCCGTTTTGCCTTTCGCGTTACGCGGCGCGAACCACACGGAAAGTGCAGCGTAGACGATCGCTCCACCGAGGCCAGTCCAGCCGACTACGTGCGGCGCGTTCCCGCCGGCTGCGCCAATGTCACGCGCCAACAGGTATGCCGCGGACGATGCAAGTAATGGCGCTGCGCACTCGAATACGCCCATTGTCCGCCGCGCGCTCAACGCCGCGATAATGGCCTGGCCCGTGTACAACAGGACGAACACGGCGAGGCACGCCTGGTACCAGTTCGCCCGGAGCGACGGGTCCAACGGTTCTCCGCGAGAAAGTGGGACGTGTAGTTTTATGGTCCACCACATCCAGAAGAAGGCGCTTACCGCTAACATGAAGTACGCCAGCCAACGCGTTCGCGCGTCGGACGATGCGGCATACGCGGCCGCCATCGCGACGGCAAGAACCGCGCCTACGCGTACAAAATCCGAATCCGGAAAGTCGATGCCTATTGCCACTACCGAAACGCCCGGAACCGCAATGTCAAACGCGCCATACGCGCCGTATCGAAGTCCCGCGGCGAGCATCACGCACAATGTTGCAGCGATGACCGCGTACGCCGCGTCGGCAGAGAGCAATCCAAACCGGAAATGCGTCTCTACCACGATCGCAAGTATCAGTACCGCGCCGCAGGTGGTCGAAAGCGACGCGAACCGTCGCTTTGCGTGCGCGCGGTAATATCCATACACGAGTATCAGGGATGCATAGATGAGGCCCGCGACCGCCCCGATCGGCTGGTCGATGACCCGATTGTCCACCAAGGTTCGAAGGATTAAAGCAAACACCAGCAGGAAGCACACCGCCGCCGCGCCCGCAAGCACCGTCGCGCCTGTCCAATCCGCCGGCCCGCGCTGCGGAACCGCATCGTCTTCAAGCGACGAGTGAGGTTCGGCGTATTGGGTGACGAAGGATTCAGCCCCGGCAAGGCGGAGAGCAAGTTCGTCCACGCGCGCAGACAGCGCTTGTACCTCGGCCGCAAGCTGTTCGAATCGACGCTCGAAAGTTGGCAAGTCGTCGCTCATGACCGGCCCCGTCATCCGAACTGTGGTTTAAGGCGGCGGGCCGATCTTGACGCCGCCGCCGAATTCTAATCGCGGAAGTTCCTCGCGCGGCTGTATCCTGTACGAACAGCCGCGGGCCCAACGCGATTTCCGCGTTCTACGACACGTTTGCCGGCATGCCGCGTCCGCCTTCTTTTTGGTCCGCGTGCAGCGGCAAGTACCGGTTAAAGACAGCCATCACAACGAACGGTACGATAAAGACGATGATCGCGGCTGCGATTCCCTCTTGGCCAAACAGTTCGGGCACATAACTCTCCCGAAACCCGCGCAGGCTCTTCGAGAATATCTGCCCCCCAATGACTACGTTCCAGCGCATCGAAAAAACTTGCAGCAAGAGGATGATCGACGCAACGAACGCGATCGTATTCCGGAGTGGATCGGTCAGGAACGGCCGCATCAGCACGACAATTCCGAACAAAATGATCGGAATCATGGACCCGATTACGGTTTGCACTACAAGAAATGGAAATGCCAGTTTATCGCTCAACAGCGTGGCGATGATCGGCCATTCCTCACCCTGTTTGTACGCCAGCGTTACAATTTCCAATTGTTCAATCGTTACCGTAAGTATCGTAAACAGCCACAGCCACCGCGACAGCGCCTGCACGCACTCGCCGTCGATGATGCGCTGGTTCAAGCGTGAGATCACCATGTAGAGCACAATCACCATTGCGATCCCGGAAGTCACCGCCGAAAAAAGAAAGATGATGGGCATCAGCGGCGTCGACCACCAGTGGTTGGCCTTCACCGATCCGAACATGAACCCCACATAGCCGTGCAGAATGCATGCCGCCGGAATGCCAATCGCGGCAAGCGTTACGATCACCTTGCGATCGATTCGTAACGCGTCGTCCGACATGTCGTACACGCCCAAGGCAAGGACCTTGAAAATGACGCGCTTCAGCCCGCGGCTGCGCGCTGCCGTCAGAATGATGTCCTTTCGGTACACCAGCCAGATTTCGACCAAGACGAGCGTCAGATACAACGCGTAGATCAATCCGAACGCTGCCATGGCTGACGTAAAATGCGGCGTGACCATGATATTGAAACAGCGCTCCGGGTGGCCGAGGTGCAACAGTAGCGGCACGGGCGCCATCGTTAAGAATGAAAACGACGCCACCATCGACAACCGGCTTACCGGGCGCAACTCGTTCCTGCCGAAAACGTGGTACAGTGACGACACAATAAACGCGCCCGCCACCAGCCCCGTAATATACGGATACATGACGATCATCAGGCTCCACATAATGTGGAGATCGTTGGGAAACGAGTAGCCCAAAGATTCAGGCGCCATTAGCGAATCTCCTTGCTATATCCCAAATAGTGGCAGTTCGGTTCGGTCAAAAGTTCCGGCTTCAGTTCGGCGACCGGCTGCGTAGCGATAATGTTGCTGACTTCATCGTTCGGATCCATTGCGTCGCCGAGCATGCGCGCATTGACCGGGCACGCGTCAACGCAGGCCGTCCTCATGCCCTTCGTGATCCGGTGATAACACAGCGTGCACTTCGACGCGACGTGCTTCGTCGGATGAATAAAGCGCGACCCGTAGGGACAAGCCTGCACGCAGTAGCCGCATCCGATGCAGCGTTCCTCGTCGACCAGAATGACGCCGTCCGGACTCCGGTATGAAGCGCCCACCGGACACAACTGGACGCAGGGCGTGTGCGTGCAGTGATTGCACAACTTCGGGACGAAAAACGCCTTGGTTACGTCTCCGCCCGTTACCGACTCGGAGAATCCGTCCCTGCCGCCGTTTGGCGAATCAATCGATACGTCGCCGGTCCGCGTCACTTCATAACGCTCGATCCACGTGCGGAAAAAGTGCTCCGGCACCTCGTTCTCCACCTCGCAGGCGCGCACGCATTCGCCGCAACCGATGCACTTGTTCACGTCCACGAGAAACACGTACCGGTGCTTCGTCGGGTCGTACACGCCGGCAGGCGCCGCAGCAGGCGCCGAAGCCGCCGTGCCTTCCGCGAATACCTGACATAAACTCGCACCGCCCGCGACTGTCGCCATCGCTCCTGTCACCGCGAACGCAGTATTCTCCAAAAACGCGCGCC is a window from the Candidatus Hydrogenedentota bacterium genome containing:
- a CDS encoding efflux RND transporter periplasmic adaptor subunit; the encoded protein is MANQRSLGPKIIGWLIVLVVVLGVPAFLLTREKTIEVTAAPVERGRVEQTITAIASGTVKATSTSLVAAGAMGTIMAFPSEEGDTVAKGDVLVELRHSELDAQVRLAEANLKVGESRLLQATLGKNISSKVSSTRVAQARAQYDQAKKDYEQAKTLMDKNSIARNLFDKAETAFKVAEEALAAALASEGENAVRDEEVIMAQANIEQLKAAVEVAEAMRDNAIVKAPFDGVVAKTMREVGEAVTIGMPLLQLVNPSDIYIEAPFDEANASQIKVGQKVRINIDAYREQDFYGTVDFISPVVSLNPDLSRTLNVQVKIEQDKDKFITGMSADVIILVDEKDDVIFAPTESLIRQEFAYVVEGGRAVRRDVTTGVGNWNTIEITEGLEEGDQLITSVSLAALKEGVKVKVVEKLAT
- a CDS encoding ABC transporter ATP-binding protein, which produces MAGQPEANENGQLIEVRELTKHYEMGDTVVQALRGVSFGIARGTFVAIMGPSGSGKTTLMDILGCLSRPTSGEYLLGGVPVSKLPESRLAQLRNHEIGFVFQNFNLLSRTTALANVELPLLYDGVPKKDRVARAKETLESVGLGERLYHKPSELSGGQRQRVAIARALVNKPSILFADEPTGNLDTTSGESILALFDELHKQGNTIVMVTHERDVAEHAERILSFRDGNLVKDEWRTNGVWDPKSLGG
- the nrfD gene encoding polysulfide reductase NrfD, whose protein sequence is MAPESLGYSFPNDLHIMWSLMIVMYPYITGLVAGAFIVSSLYHVFGRNELRPVSRLSMVASFSFLTMAPVPLLLHLGHPERCFNIMVTPHFTSAMAAFGLIYALYLTLVLVEIWLVYRKDIILTAARSRGLKRVIFKVLALGVYDMSDDALRIDRKVIVTLAAIGIPAACILHGYVGFMFGSVKANHWWSTPLMPIIFLFSAVTSGIAMVIVLYMVISRLNQRIIDGECVQALSRWLWLFTILTVTIEQLEIVTLAYKQGEEWPIIATLLSDKLAFPFLVVQTVIGSMIPIILFGIVVLMRPFLTDPLRNTIAFVASIILLLQVFSMRWNVVIGGQIFSKSLRGFRESYVPELFGQEGIAAAIIVFIVPFVVMAVFNRYLPLHADQKEGGRGMPANVS
- a CDS encoding 4Fe-4S dicluster domain-containing protein, with translation MKRPNPLQPSSLANPTSRRAFLENTAFAVTGAMATVAGGASLCQVFAEGTAASAPAAAPAGVYDPTKHRYVFLVDVNKCIGCGECVRACEVENEVPEHFFRTWIERYEVTRTGDVSIDSPNGGRDGFSESVTGGDVTKAFFVPKLCNHCTHTPCVQLCPVGASYRSPDGVILVDEERCIGCGYCVQACPYGSRFIHPTKHVASKCTLCYHRITKGMRTACVDACPVNARMLGDAMDPNDEVSNIIATQPVAELKPELLTEPNCHYLGYSKEIR